Proteins from a single region of Thermodesulfovibrionia bacterium:
- a CDS encoding PIN domain-containing protein has translation MGNNRKLRIFLDTSALIAGIVSSKGAAREILRLAEADIIDVVISKQVIVEADRNIASKLTHMLADYRKYMKALSPELVHDPSAQDIQKYARLINKDDAPILTAAELSGSDYLVTWDKKHFISANVKKGVTVQIVTPGEFLKEFREYLERL, from the coding sequence ATGGGCAATAATCGCAAGCTCAGGATATTTCTTGATACAAGCGCCCTGATCGCAGGCATCGTATCTTCAAAAGGCGCGGCAAGAGAGATCCTCAGGCTTGCCGAGGCCGATATAATTGATGTGGTTATTTCGAAACAGGTGATCGTAGAGGCTGACAGAAATATCGCAAGTAAATTAACGCATATGCTTGCCGATTACCGTAAGTACATGAAGGCCCTTTCGCCTGAGCTTGTACATGACCCTTCTGCTCAAGATATTCAAAAATACGCCCGGCTTATCAATAAGGACGATGCGCCGATCCTTACTGCTGCTGAATTATCAGGATCAGATTACCTCGTTACATGGGACAAGAAGCACTTTATTTCAGCAAATGTTAAAAAAGGTGTGACGGTTCAAATTGTTACTCCGGGTGAATTTCTGAAAGAGTTCAGGGAGTATCTGGAGAGGCTGTAG
- a CDS encoding AbrB/MazE/SpoVT family DNA-binding domain-containing protein, with protein MPIVKIRERGQLTIPAEFRKKLGLEENDAVNMIKVGDSLLITQKRLVGDALSEKMEKAMKKEGLTLDDLLSDLHKQRKQYSKEAYGQ; from the coding sequence ATGCCGATAGTAAAGATACGGGAGAGAGGACAGCTGACCATTCCGGCGGAATTCAGGAAAAAGCTCGGGCTTGAAGAGAATGACGCGGTAAATATGATAAAGGTCGGTGATTCACTGCTTATCACGCAGAAAAGGCTTGTCGGTGATGCCCTGTCAGAGAAGATGGAAAAGGCGATGAAGAAGGAGGGACTGACACTTGATGATCTCCTGAGCGACCTGCACAAGCAGAGGAAACAATATTCAAAGGAAGCATATGGGCAATAA
- a CDS encoding polyprenyl synthetase family protein, with protein sequence MKIKEVCAYYKKDLDSAEDVINGMFSAVAPAISEIGKYMLTGGGKRIRPLLAILSSKIFNYHGEKAYVLACSVESIHTASLLHDDIVDDASVRRGRPPAHSVWGDKLTILVGDYLYTNAMRVASSLGDQRIMDALSGATAKMSEGEVLQLGIKGDFDISEVEYMEIIKDKTAILISSVCLSGAILGSASKKQEDAMAGYGLKLGLAFQIADDVLDYMAEEKALGKSLGKDLEEGKITLPLIYLLKSSTDEEAEKVKSIIRAEKMFRSDLSYITGLLEKYKCIEKSYEKANSIINEAKAELDIFDDSMEKTSLITIAEYVLKREK encoded by the coding sequence ATGAAGATCAAAGAAGTCTGCGCATACTATAAAAAGGACCTGGATTCTGCTGAAGATGTCATCAACGGGATGTTCAGTGCGGTTGCGCCTGCCATATCAGAGATAGGGAAGTATATGCTCACCGGAGGCGGGAAACGCATCAGGCCTTTACTGGCGATACTCAGCTCAAAGATATTTAATTATCACGGGGAGAAGGCCTATGTCCTTGCATGCAGCGTTGAGTCGATACATACCGCGTCGCTGCTGCATGATGATATTGTTGATGACGCGAGCGTAAGAAGGGGAAGGCCGCCTGCCCACTCTGTCTGGGGAGATAAGCTCACCATACTTGTGGGCGATTATCTTTACACGAACGCCATGAGGGTCGCAAGTTCGCTCGGAGACCAGAGGATAATGGACGCGCTCTCAGGCGCAACAGCCAAGATGTCTGAGGGCGAGGTGCTTCAGCTTGGGATCAAAGGGGATTTTGATATTTCTGAAGTGGAGTATATGGAGATAATAAAGGATAAGACCGCGATACTGATATCTTCCGTATGCCTGAGCGGGGCCATACTCGGCAGCGCCTCAAAGAAGCAGGAAGATGCCATGGCAGGATACGGCCTGAAACTCGGGCTGGCGTTTCAGATAGCTGACGATGTACTTGATTACATGGCTGAGGAGAAAGCGCTCGGAAAGAGCCTCGGAAAAGACCTTGAAGAGGGCAAGATAACCCTTCCGCTTATATATCTTCTCAAAAGCTCGACCGATGAAGAGGCTGAGAAGGTCAAGTCCATCATAAGGGCTGAGAAGATGTTCAGGTCAGACCTTTCCTACATAACGGGCTTGCTTGAGAAGTATAAATGCATTGAGAAGTCTTATGAAAAGGCAAACAGCATAATAAACGAGGCAAAGGCAGAGCTTGATATATTTGATGACTCGATGGAAAAGACCTCGCTCATTACTATTGCCGAATATGTGTTAAAGAGAGAAAAATAG
- a CDS encoding C-GCAxxG-C-C family protein: MKRSDTATALFKDGHDCSQSLLAAFDDITGIDRDTSLKLGSAFAGGMGKTGGTCGAVTGSIMVIGLRSGSADPKDKNAKEKTSSLVREFMERFKSLNKSTTCRELIGHDVQLLGSLPPEVRKDVHKQCAKCVRNAVEILEEIL, translated from the coding sequence ATGAAGAGATCAGATACTGCAACAGCGCTTTTTAAAGACGGCCATGACTGCTCACAGTCATTATTGGCTGCATTCGATGATATTACGGGGATTGACCGTGATACCTCGCTGAAGCTCGGCAGCGCCTTTGCCGGAGGCATGGGAAAGACAGGCGGCACCTGCGGGGCTGTCACAGGGTCAATAATGGTCATAGGGCTGAGGTCAGGCTCGGCAGACCCGAAGGATAAGAATGCGAAAGAGAAAACATCATCACTTGTGAGAGAGTTCATGGAGAGGTTCAAGTCGCTCAATAAATCCACAACCTGCAGGGAGCTTATCGGACATGATGTTCAATTATTAGGAAGCCTGCCGCCTGAGGTTCGCAAAGATGTGCATAAGCAGTGCGCAAAATGCGTGCGTAATGCAGTTGAAATTTTAGAGGAGATTTTATAG
- the amrA gene encoding AmmeMemoRadiSam system protein A, whose product MHPLVKLAKETIRQYVTGREIIAPPAEPSPEMKDKAGVFVSLKMHGELRGCIGTFSPTTENVAKEIIQNAISAATQDPRFPPVTSSELDKIVYSVDVLSAPEKVKGKDELDVEKYGVIVKRGNRRGLLLPDLEGVDTVEEQLDIACMKAGIAKGEEIEIYRFEVKRYK is encoded by the coding sequence GTGCACCCGCTTGTGAAGCTGGCAAAAGAGACGATCAGGCAGTATGTCACAGGCAGAGAGATCATCGCCCCTCCTGCAGAACCATCCCCTGAGATGAAAGATAAGGCCGGTGTCTTTGTCTCACTCAAGATGCATGGCGAACTGAGAGGCTGCATAGGCACATTCTCTCCCACCACGGAAAACGTCGCAAAGGAGATCATCCAGAATGCGATAAGCGCTGCAACACAGGACCCGAGGTTTCCGCCTGTAACTTCCTCTGAACTTGATAAGATAGTTTATTCAGTTGATGTGCTCTCAGCTCCTGAGAAGGTCAAAGGGAAGGATGAGCTTGATGTTGAAAAATATGGTGTTATCGTAAAGCGCGGCAACCGGCGCGGGCTTCTGCTTCCTGACCTTGAAGGTGTTGATACGGTTGAGGAACAGCTGGATATTGCCTGTATGAAGGCCGGCATTGCCAAAGGCGAGGAGATAGAGATCTACAGGTTTGAAGTTAAAAGGTATAAATAA
- the gatB gene encoding Asp-tRNA(Asn)/Glu-tRNA(Gln) amidotransferase subunit GatB, whose product MNLKDHDIQYEAVIGLEIHAQLLTNTKIFCGCPASFGDEPNTNTCPVCTGMPGVLPVMNKKAVEYVIKTGLALNCNISPYSRFARKNYFYPDLPKGYQISQFELPLCEGGHVEITVNGSSRKISLTRIHLEEDAGKNIHEGSSGHSLVDLNRAGTPLMEIVSEPDIRTPQEAAEFVKKLRELVRWIGVCDGNMEQGSLRCDANVSVRPIGQKELGTKAEIKNMNSFRFIEKAIDYEIKRQIKMAKNGERIIQETRLWDADRGITESMRSKEGAHDYRYFPEPDLVPIEVSESWISGIKAEISELPGLMRARFAEDFNLPEDDAAFLTSEKAIADWFEEAVKLGGDPKTISNWIMGELMRLLNEENREINESPLKPSHLVAMLSLIEKGTISNKIAKAVFEEMYKTGKDAEAIVKDKGLVQISDTGEIESIVDGIITNSPKEVERFRAGDMKLMGFFVGEVMKATKGKANPKIVNELINKKLS is encoded by the coding sequence TTGAATCTTAAAGATCATGACATACAATACGAAGCGGTAATCGGGCTTGAGATACATGCCCAGCTTTTAACAAACACAAAGATATTCTGCGGCTGCCCTGCGTCATTCGGAGATGAGCCGAATACCAATACATGCCCTGTCTGCACAGGCATGCCGGGTGTTCTGCCTGTTATGAATAAGAAGGCTGTTGAGTATGTGATAAAGACAGGGCTTGCCTTGAATTGCAATATATCCCCTTACAGCAGGTTTGCAAGAAAGAACTACTTTTATCCCGACCTGCCGAAGGGCTATCAGATAAGCCAGTTCGAGCTTCCGCTCTGTGAAGGCGGACATGTTGAGATAACCGTTAACGGCTCATCAAGAAAGATAAGCCTGACCAGGATTCATCTTGAAGAGGATGCCGGAAAGAATATACATGAAGGCTCCTCAGGCCACAGCCTCGTTGACCTCAACAGGGCAGGCACTCCTTTGATGGAGATCGTTTCAGAACCTGACATCCGCACTCCGCAGGAGGCAGCAGAGTTCGTGAAAAAGTTAAGGGAACTTGTCAGGTGGATCGGAGTGTGTGACGGCAATATGGAACAGGGTTCTCTGAGATGCGACGCGAATGTATCTGTTCGGCCTATTGGTCAAAAGGAGTTAGGAACAAAGGCTGAGATAAAGAACATGAACTCATTCAGGTTTATTGAGAAGGCTATTGATTATGAGATAAAGCGCCAGATAAAGATGGCGAAGAACGGCGAGAGGATCATACAGGAGACAAGGCTCTGGGACGCAGACAGGGGGATAACAGAATCCATGCGCTCAAAAGAGGGCGCACATGATTACAGATATTTCCCCGAACCCGACCTTGTGCCGATAGAGGTAAGTGAATCATGGATAAGCGGGATAAAGGCAGAGATATCAGAACTCCCCGGCCTGATGCGCGCAAGATTTGCTGAAGATTTCAACCTGCCTGAGGACGATGCAGCGTTTCTCACATCAGAGAAAGCGATAGCAGACTGGTTTGAAGAAGCTGTTAAGTTAGGCGGAGATCCAAAGACAATCTCGAACTGGATAATGGGCGAGCTTATGCGTCTGCTGAATGAAGAGAACAGAGAGATAAACGAATCACCGTTAAAACCATCACACCTTGTTGCCATGCTCAGTCTTATTGAGAAAGGCACGATAAGCAACAAGATCGCCAAGGCCGTGTTCGAAGAGATGTACAAGACAGGGAAGGACGCAGAGGCGATAGTCAAGGATAAAGGCCTTGTCCAGATAAGCGATACAGGCGAGATAGAATCAATAGTTGATGGTATTATCACGAACAGCCCCAAAGAAGTTGAAAGATTCAGGGCCGGAGACATGAAGCTCATGGGATTCTTTGTGGGCGAAGTAATGAAGGCGACCAAAGGCAAGGCAAACCCCAAGATAGTGAATGAGCTGATCAACAAAAAGCTTTCCTGA
- the moaC gene encoding cyclic pyranopterin monophosphate synthase MoaC, which produces MKKLTHIDEEGRMNMVDVSGKSSTLREAIASGSISMEKETLKLITDGKITKGNVLEAARLAGIMAAKKTCELIPLCHQINLSTVSIDFKIDRKKSRINIEAKAKCKGETGVEMEALVAASAAALTIYDMCKAVDRGMVISDIMLIKKSGGKSGTWERK; this is translated from the coding sequence ATGAAGAAGCTTACTCACATTGACGAAGAAGGAAGGATGAATATGGTCGATGTTAGCGGCAAATCTTCTACATTAAGGGAAGCTATAGCTTCAGGCTCCATCAGCATGGAGAAAGAGACGCTTAAGCTAATAACCGACGGGAAGATAACAAAGGGTAATGTGCTTGAGGCTGCCCGGCTTGCCGGTATCATGGCAGCTAAAAAGACTTGCGAGCTCATCCCTCTCTGTCATCAGATAAACCTCAGCACCGTAAGCATTGATTTTAAGATTGACAGGAAGAAGAGCAGGATAAATATCGAGGCAAAGGCAAAGTGCAAGGGAGAGACTGGAGTAGAGATGGAAGCTCTCGTTGCGGCCTCAGCTGCAGCTCTTACAATTTATGATATGTGCAAGGCTGTAGACAGGGGGATGGTGATTTCAGATATCATGCTCATAAAAAAGAGCGGCGGCAAGAGCGGGACGTGGGAGAGAAAATAA
- a CDS encoding FAD:protein FMN transferase — translation MSIRKTFIFVLFSVFLLVGCTKEEKVFKKTRTEMFTTVTITVVSDSDKKAEEAINAGFAEIKRIGELINYFSPDSELTAINRAAGKNPVKVSKDTLDTIKKAIHISDLTDGAFDPAIGPVIKLWGFSKDPSKRFVPAKDAVSNALRLIDYKKVKINEATSEVYLEDAGMELDLGGIAKGYGADKAIEVIKAKGIKAALVAIAGDIKGYGRRPDGQPWRVGVQNPRPKSDKKTSDSDDDILTALYLIDQAVSTSGDYERFFTQDGKRYHHIIDPKTGFPSESQAISVSVIAPQGYISDGISTGVFVLGSQKGIALLESMGLEGIIVDADMKIFITKGLKGKVEIPGM, via the coding sequence TAAGAAAAACATTCATCTTTGTTTTATTCTCTGTTTTTCTTCTCGTAGGCTGCACAAAAGAGGAGAAGGTATTCAAAAAGACCCGGACCGAGATGTTCACGACCGTCACGATAACGGTTGTGAGTGATTCTGATAAAAAGGCTGAAGAGGCTATCAATGCGGGTTTTGCCGAGATAAAGAGGATCGGCGAGCTTATCAACTATTTCTCCCCTGACAGTGAACTCACCGCGATAAACAGGGCAGCAGGAAAGAATCCTGTAAAGGTCAGCAAAGACACTCTCGACACAATTAAGAAGGCGATACACATATCAGACCTTACTGACGGCGCGTTCGATCCTGCCATAGGCCCTGTCATAAAGCTATGGGGGTTTTCAAAGGATCCGTCCAAGCGTTTTGTACCAGCGAAAGATGCTGTCAGCAATGCGTTAAGGCTTATTGATTACAAAAAAGTGAAGATAAATGAGGCTACCTCAGAAGTATATCTCGAAGATGCAGGCATGGAGCTTGACCTCGGCGGCATAGCAAAGGGCTACGGCGCGGATAAGGCGATAGAGGTGATCAAGGCAAAAGGCATAAAAGCTGCGCTTGTTGCGATAGCAGGCGATATTAAGGGTTATGGAAGAAGGCCTGACGGCCAGCCCTGGAGGGTAGGCGTGCAAAACCCCCGTCCCAAGTCTGACAAAAAGACCTCAGATTCAGATGATGATATCCTCACCGCTCTTTATCTCATTGATCAGGCAGTATCAACCTCAGGCGACTACGAGAGGTTCTTCACACAGGACGGCAAACGCTATCATCATATCATTGATCCGAAGACAGGCTTTCCTTCTGAATCACAGGCGATCAGCGTCTCAGTCATAGCGCCTCAAGGCTACATATCTGACGGTATCTCTACAGGCGTATTTGTCCTCGGCTCGCAAAAGGGCATAGCCCTTCTTGAATCAATGGGGCTTGAGGGGATAATCGTTGATGCCGACATGAAGATCTTCATCACAAAAGGATTGAAAGGCAAGGTTGAGATTCCGGGGATGTAA
- a CDS encoding Nramp family divalent metal transporter, whose amino-acid sequence MKIRRNILFFLSVMGPGIITANIDNDASGITTYSVAGARFGYALLWTLLPTTVALVVIQETIARMGVVTGKGLSDLIRENFGVKAAFYMMLGLFVANFGNTVANLAGWAASMEILGFSKFVMVPVGALSIWILVTKGSYRLVEKILLFACLIYFGYVVSGFMAKPDWGPVLKSAVIPQMRWNSEYIMLSIAIIGTTITPWMQFYLQSSIAEKGIKKRQYKAMRLDVIIGCSITDIISFFIIVTCGALLFPHGIRVHEASEAALALKPLAGEYAYLIFALCLANASLLGAIIVPLATAYYVCEAMGWEAGVNKTFSEAPQFMWIYTMTIALASLVILIPGAPLVLLMVLSAVLNGLLLPFVLVFALLLVNNKKLMGEYANSKVYNYITWATVITIIGLTSFLVVTTFIPLKV is encoded by the coding sequence TTGAAGATCCGCAGGAACATACTCTTTTTCCTGAGCGTCATGGGGCCGGGCATCATCACCGCCAACATTGACAATGACGCCAGCGGAATAACCACCTATTCGGTAGCGGGCGCGCGTTTCGGATATGCGCTGCTCTGGACACTGCTGCCCACAACGGTCGCGCTCGTGGTGATACAGGAGACGATCGCGCGCATGGGCGTTGTAACAGGCAAAGGGCTTTCAGACCTCATCCGTGAAAACTTCGGGGTCAAGGCGGCTTTTTATATGATGTTAGGCCTTTTCGTTGCTAATTTCGGCAATACAGTCGCGAATCTCGCCGGCTGGGCTGCCAGCATGGAGATCCTCGGTTTCAGTAAATTTGTCATGGTGCCTGTCGGAGCGCTCTCGATCTGGATACTTGTCACCAAGGGGAGCTACCGGCTGGTCGAGAAGATACTTCTCTTTGCCTGCCTTATTTATTTCGGATATGTTGTTTCCGGCTTTATGGCAAAGCCTGACTGGGGGCCGGTGCTGAAGAGCGCTGTCATTCCCCAGATGAGGTGGAATTCGGAATATATCATGCTCAGCATCGCTATCATCGGAACCACTATCACGCCCTGGATGCAGTTCTATCTCCAGTCTTCGATAGCTGAGAAGGGCATCAAGAAGAGACAGTACAAGGCGATGCGGCTTGATGTCATCATCGGCTGCTCCATAACCGATATCATCAGCTTCTTTATCATTGTTACCTGCGGGGCTTTGCTCTTTCCGCATGGCATACGGGTCCATGAGGCTTCAGAGGCCGCGCTCGCACTGAAGCCGCTTGCCGGAGAGTACGCGTACCTGATCTTCGCGTTATGTCTCGCCAATGCATCTCTGCTCGGCGCGATAATTGTGCCTCTTGCAACTGCTTACTACGTCTGCGAGGCGATGGGATGGGAGGCCGGAGTAAACAAGACCTTCAGCGAGGCGCCGCAGTTCATGTGGATATATACGATGACCATAGCCCTGGCATCGCTTGTTATCCTGATCCCCGGTGCGCCGCTTGTTCTTCTCATGGTGCTCTCAGCGGTGCTCAACGGGCTGCTTCTTCCGTTTGTGCTGGTCTTTGCCCTGCTGCTTGTGAACAACAAGAAGCTTATGGGCGAATATGCTAATTCCAAGGTATATAATTACATCACATGGGCAACGGTCATAACGATCATAGGATTGACATCGTTCCTTGTTGTAACAACCTTTATCCCGCTCAAGGTGTAA
- a CDS encoding CBS domain-containing protein: MSLFGELFISELLNKPVLDPKGDELGRVSDFVVIKGEHLPKVSALILNKKDKLRLEWDDLSLFNKRVISSKIYASHIKPYESSEDDLLIVRDIFDKQIVDADGAKVVRVNDVKLEGKHYMAWLAAIDVGMSGILRRLGIEGRSESVYRLFGKTLSQNLIGWGYLQPLEPRLTKISLTVPRQMLSELHPADIADIINSISQKDGASFFNNLDIETAAEALAELQPEMQADIMNSMDTEKAADIIEEMPPDEAADVLSDLPKERADEILEHVEKEEAEDIQELLRHEEDTAGGLMTNDFISYPPDITIREATERFKTEAQEAENVYYLYIVDKEEKLQGVASLREVLIADNDSYLADIMETNLKTVVPGEDEMVVAEIISKYNLLALPVVDESGYMHGIITVDDIVDILLPPASKKKRRRV, translated from the coding sequence ATGTCCCTTTTTGGCGAACTCTTTATCAGCGAATTATTGAATAAACCGGTTCTTGACCCAAAAGGGGATGAGCTCGGCAGGGTCTCTGACTTTGTCGTGATAAAGGGAGAGCATCTTCCAAAGGTATCAGCCCTCATACTCAACAAGAAGGACAAACTCCGCCTCGAATGGGATGACCTGAGCTTATTTAACAAGAGGGTCATTTCTTCAAAGATATATGCTTCCCATATAAAACCTTATGAATCCTCTGAGGACGACCTGCTTATTGTTAGGGACATATTTGACAAGCAGATAGTTGACGCTGACGGCGCCAAAGTCGTTAGGGTCAATGACGTCAAGCTTGAAGGCAAACATTACATGGCATGGCTTGCAGCAATTGACGTGGGGATGAGTGGGATACTGAGGCGCCTCGGCATAGAGGGGAGGAGCGAAAGTGTCTACAGGCTCTTCGGCAAGACGCTCTCGCAGAATCTCATAGGCTGGGGATATTTACAGCCGCTTGAGCCGAGGCTTACCAAGATATCTCTGACCGTGCCGCGCCAGATGCTTTCAGAGCTTCATCCTGCTGATATCGCTGATATCATTAACAGCATATCGCAGAAGGACGGCGCGAGCTTTTTCAATAACCTCGACATCGAGACCGCCGCTGAGGCCCTTGCAGAGCTTCAGCCCGAGATGCAGGCGGATATAATGAATTCCATGGACACTGAGAAGGCTGCTGACATTATCGAGGAGATGCCGCCTGACGAAGCTGCCGACGTCCTAAGCGACCTGCCTAAGGAAAGGGCCGATGAGATACTCGAACATGTTGAGAAGGAAGAGGCTGAAGATATTCAGGAACTGCTCAGGCATGAAGAGGATACTGCGGGCGGGCTTATGACAAACGACTTTATCTCCTATCCCCCGGATATAACCATCCGTGAGGCGACTGAACGGTTCAAGACCGAGGCGCAGGAGGCTGAGAATGTATATTATCTCTACATCGTTGACAAAGAGGAAAAACTGCAAGGCGTTGCATCCCTGAGGGAGGTGCTAATCGCTGATAATGACTCTTATCTTGCTGACATCATGGAGACAAATCTCAAGACTGTCGTGCCCGGTGAGGATGAGATGGTGGTCGCTGAGATCATCTCAAAATATAACCTGCTCGCCCTGCCTGTTGTTGATGAGAGCGGATATATGCACGGCATCATCACGGTTGACGACATAGTTGACATCCTTCTGCCTCCTGCTTCAAAGAAGAAGAGGCGAAGGGTTTGA
- the mtnA gene encoding S-methyl-5-thioribose-1-phosphate isomerase, whose translation MVKTIEMIDGVVMMLNQSILPHEVSYIKCTDYMMVAEGIKKLWIRGAPAIGIAAAMGIALGAREIKAASFDDFMKELQKVFDTLLATRPTAVNIHWSVERVKRLLNENKGKPIDELKELLVTEANKVLEEDIEINKTIGRYGNQFIKDGDTIITHCNAGSLATGGYGTATGPIRVAHEAGKKIQVIADETRPVLQGARLTAWELMQDNIPVTLISDNTAGAIMQRGEIDLAIVGTDRTAANGDVANKIGTYTLAVLCKEHGIPFYVAAPTSSIDFSMATGAEIPIEERGPEEVTNIFGCRIAPEGVRVRNIAFDVTPARYITAIITEKGVFRPENLHMINQPGADLDKFRFKP comes from the coding sequence ATGGTTAAAACGATAGAGATGATTGACGGGGTAGTTATGATGCTTAACCAGAGCATACTGCCGCACGAGGTCAGTTATATAAAATGTACTGACTACATGATGGTGGCAGAAGGCATTAAGAAGCTCTGGATACGCGGAGCCCCGGCGATAGGGATAGCCGCTGCCATGGGGATAGCGCTTGGCGCAAGAGAGATAAAGGCTGCCAGCTTTGATGATTTCATGAAAGAGCTTCAGAAGGTCTTTGATACACTCCTTGCCACAAGGCCGACCGCTGTGAATATTCACTGGTCTGTCGAGAGGGTGAAGAGGCTTTTAAATGAGAACAAGGGAAAGCCTATCGATGAGCTTAAAGAGCTGCTGGTCACTGAGGCCAATAAGGTGCTTGAAGAGGATATTGAGATAAACAAGACGATAGGCAGATACGGCAATCAATTCATAAAGGACGGCGACACGATAATCACGCATTGCAACGCAGGGTCGCTCGCAACCGGAGGCTACGGCACCGCTACCGGGCCGATACGCGTCGCGCATGAAGCAGGAAAAAAGATACAGGTCATTGCGGATGAGACAAGGCCGGTTCTTCAGGGAGCGCGGCTTACGGCATGGGAGCTTATGCAGGATAATATTCCGGTTACGCTTATCAGCGACAATACCGCAGGCGCCATCATGCAGAGGGGAGAGATAGACCTTGCGATAGTCGGCACAGACCGCACTGCGGCAAACGGGGATGTCGCCAATAAGATAGGGACATATACACTGGCGGTATTATGCAAAGAGCACGGCATACCTTTTTATGTTGCCGCGCCTACAAGCAGCATTGATTTTTCTATGGCAACCGGAGCAGAGATCCCTATTGAAGAGCGCGGGCCTGAAGAGGTGACGAATATTTTCGGATGCAGGATAGCTCCTGAAGGCGTAAGGGTCAGGAATATAGCATTTGATGTGACCCCTGCGAGATATATAACAGCCATAATCACAGAGAAGGGTGTATTCAGGCCTGAGAACCTTCACATGATAAATCAACCCGGAGCTGACCTGGATAAATTTAGGTTCAAGCCGTAA
- a CDS encoding endonuclease Q family protein produces the protein MNKIIADLHVHSGYSRATSKDMNADLMALWAKKKGINLLATGDFTHPEYLKALKKDLKPLGNGLYTTAKEPSVNFMLTAEISSIYKQGGKVRKIHNLVFAPSIEVVEKINSVLDKRGNIKSDGRPILGISAKELLKIILDISEDCLFVPAHAWTPWFSIFGSKSGFDSIEECFEEYAKYIYAIETGLSSDPEMNWRLSALDNITLLSNSDAHSPAKLGREANVLDCKPDYYDVIDTIKKKDRKRFLYTVEFFPEEGKYHFDGHRVCGISFSPAETKKHKGICPVCNKPLVIGVTNRVDELADRDEGFVPENAIPSKHLVPLVEIIAGAYAQGVNTKKVKEEYERLVSIHTEFDILLELGEDEIADIADEKIAEGIKRVRSGDINVVPGFDGEYGKVSIF, from the coding sequence ATGAATAAAATAATCGCTGACCTTCATGTACACTCAGGCTACAGCCGCGCCACGAGCAAGGATATGAACGCCGATCTCATGGCTTTATGGGCAAAGAAGAAGGGCATTAACCTGCTCGCTACAGGGGACTTCACCCATCCTGAATATCTTAAGGCGCTGAAGAAAGACCTGAAGCCGCTCGGCAATGGACTATACACAACCGCAAAAGAACCGTCAGTAAACTTCATGCTGACAGCTGAGATAAGCAGCATCTATAAGCAGGGAGGAAAGGTAAGGAAGATACATAACCTTGTCTTCGCACCGAGCATCGAGGTGGTGGAAAAGATAAACAGCGTTTTGGATAAACGAGGCAATATCAAATCAGACGGAAGGCCTATACTGGGCATATCAGCTAAAGAACTGTTGAAGATAATCCTCGATATATCTGAAGACTGCCTATTTGTGCCTGCGCACGCATGGACGCCGTGGTTCTCCATCTTCGGCAGCAAATCAGGCTTTGACTCGATAGAAGAGTGCTTCGAAGAATACGCGAAATACATCTATGCGATCGAGACAGGGCTCTCTTCAGACCCTGAGATGAACTGGAGGCTCTCTGCGCTTGATAATATAACTCTCTTATCAAATTCCGATGCCCATTCACCTGCAAAACTTGGAAGAGAGGCAAATGTGCTTGACTGCAAGCCGGATTATTACGATGTCATTGATACAATAAAGAAGAAAGACCGCAAGCGTTTTCTCTATACAGTGGAGTTCTTCCCTGAAGAGGGCAAGTACCATTTTGACGGACACAGAGTATGCGGAATATCATTCTCACCGGCTGAGACAAAGAAGCATAAAGGCATCTGCCCTGTCTGTAATAAGCCTCTTGTGATAGGCGTAACAAACAGGGTTGATGAACTCGCTGACAGGGACGAGGGCTTTGTTCCTGAAAACGCCATACCTTCAAAACACCTTGTGCCTCTTGTCGAGATCATAGCCGGGGCTTATGCACAGGGAGTGAATACAAAAAAGGTCAAAGAGGAGTATGAAAGGCTTGTATCTATACATACCGAATTCGATATCCTTCTTGAGCTTGGAGAAGATGAGATAGCTGATATCGCGGATGAAAAAATAGCAGAGGGTATCAAGAGAGTCCGCAGCGGAGATATCAATGTCGTGCCGGGCTTTGACGGTGAGTACGGAAAGGTGTCGATATTTTAG